The Xanthobacter flavus genome includes a window with the following:
- a CDS encoding DUF1127 domain-containing protein, translating to MTYHGETRRTPFAPAGELVAALCLSAVGVAAKGLQSVKTIGRVMERRQMMAELSHLDDHMLRDIGVTRADLRDAAATPLFEDPTQTLVTRVRERRAAARLAAWRGSPAD from the coding sequence ATGACGTACCATGGTGAAACCCGCAGGACCCCCTTCGCCCCCGCCGGCGAACTCGTCGCCGCTTTGTGCCTCTCGGCCGTCGGCGTCGCGGCCAAGGGCTTGCAGTCGGTGAAGACCATCGGCCGCGTCATGGAGCGACGGCAGATGATGGCCGAGCTTTCCCATCTCGACGACCACATGCTGCGCGACATCGGTGTGACGCGGGCGGACCTGCGCGATGCCGCCGCCACCCCGCTGTTCGAAGATCCGACCCAGACGCTGGTGACCCGCGTGCGGGAGCGCCGGGCGGCGGCGCGGCTCGCCGCGTGGCGGGGCAGCCCGGCTGACTGA
- a CDS encoding LysR substrate-binding domain-containing protein, whose product MTAMLDPDQLRTFVAIAETGSFTKAAEVVHKTQSAVSMQMKRLEERVGRPVFVRDGRASRLTEDGERLLDYARRIVKLNMEAVSSFADAELSGRVCLGVPDDYADRYLPDIMARFSRTHPSVELTVICEPTAELVQYIAAGTIDLAIITATEITSRNAHVIRRERLLWVSSARHAAHLETPVPLALGRTTCQWREIAVSRLAGAGRGHRILYTSPNCGAVVAAVLSGLAVSVLPESALRTGMRVLGAADGYPPLPPCDIGLLRNRHEPSPLADALAQHIVQGLDNLTDADAAE is encoded by the coding sequence ATGACAGCCATGCTCGACCCCGACCAGCTGAGAACCTTTGTGGCCATTGCGGAAACGGGCAGTTTCACCAAGGCTGCGGAGGTGGTCCACAAGACCCAGTCGGCGGTCTCCATGCAGATGAAGCGGCTGGAGGAGCGGGTCGGCCGGCCCGTCTTCGTCCGCGACGGCCGCGCCTCCCGCCTCACCGAGGACGGCGAACGCCTGCTGGACTACGCCCGGCGCATCGTGAAGCTGAACATGGAAGCCGTCTCCAGCTTCGCCGACGCGGAGCTTTCGGGGCGCGTATGCCTTGGTGTGCCGGACGATTACGCGGATCGCTATCTGCCTGATATCATGGCGCGATTTTCCCGCACCCATCCGTCCGTCGAGCTCACCGTGATCTGCGAGCCCACCGCCGAACTGGTGCAATACATTGCCGCCGGCACCATCGATCTCGCCATCATCACCGCCACCGAGATCACCTCACGCAATGCCCATGTGATCCGCCGGGAGCGGCTGCTGTGGGTCTCCTCCGCCCGCCATGCGGCGCATCTGGAAACCCCGGTGCCGCTGGCTTTGGGACGAACCACCTGCCAATGGCGGGAGATCGCCGTCTCGCGCCTGGCCGGGGCCGGGCGGGGGCACCGCATCCTCTACACCAGCCCCAATTGCGGCGCCGTGGTGGCGGCGGTTCTCTCCGGCCTGGCAGTGTCGGTGCTGCCGGAATCCGCCCTGCGGACGGGCATGCGCGTGCTCGGCGCGGCGGACGGGTACCCGCCCCTACCCCCTTGCGATATCGGACTTTTGCGCAACCGGCATGAGCCGTCACCGCTGGCGGATGCGCTGGCGCAGCACATCGTCCAGGGCCTCGACAATCTCACGGACGCAGACGCGGCGGAATAG
- a CDS encoding GntR family transcriptional regulator: MTLFAPSPLKTSDPAPRVRKRRTVGRPVTRTEELRLQIADDIVRGRLAPGTALEEVDIAKRYGVSRTPVREALRDLAASGLVEARPHRSALVAQPSLERLRGMFDVMAELEALCAGLSAVNMTPAERAGLESIHAELADLTRRGDESSYTLLNERFHTTLYAGSHNEYLTELTLATRARLQPFRRAQFRTLGRLARSYEEHDRVVRAILRADKGEAAQAMRAHILTVEDAYERYAETL, encoded by the coding sequence ATGACCCTGTTCGCGCCATCTCCCCTGAAGACATCGGACCCCGCCCCGCGCGTGCGCAAGCGCCGCACGGTGGGGCGCCCGGTGACGCGCACGGAGGAACTGCGCCTGCAGATCGCCGACGACATCGTGCGCGGACGCCTCGCCCCCGGCACCGCGCTGGAAGAGGTCGATATCGCAAAGCGTTACGGCGTCTCCCGTACACCGGTGCGGGAGGCATTGCGCGATCTTGCCGCCTCCGGCCTGGTCGAAGCGCGGCCCCATCGCAGCGCGCTCGTGGCCCAGCCCTCTCTGGAGCGGCTGCGCGGCATGTTTGATGTGATGGCGGAGCTGGAAGCCCTGTGCGCCGGGCTGAGCGCGGTGAACATGACGCCGGCCGAGCGGGCGGGGCTCGAGTCCATCCATGCCGAGCTGGCCGATCTCACCCGCAGGGGCGACGAGAGCAGCTACACGCTGCTGAACGAGCGGTTCCACACCACGCTCTATGCCGGCAGCCACAATGAGTATCTGACGGAACTGACGCTGGCGACCCGCGCCCGCCTGCAACCGTTCCGCCGCGCGCAGTTCCGCACCCTTGGGCGCCTCGCCCGCTCCTATGAGGAGCACGACAGGGTGGTTCGGGCCATCCTGCGCGCTGACAAGGGGGAGGCGGCGCAGGCCATGCGCGCGCACATCCTGACCGTCGAGGATGCCTACGAGCGCTACGCCGAGACGCTCTGA
- the hpxZ gene encoding oxalurate catabolism protein HpxZ — translation MEIDIPEVKAEVEAAFARYEAALVGNDVETLEALFHDDPRTIRFGGGENLYGMDAIRAFRRGRSPAGLARDLAQTVITTYGRDFAVASTLFYRDNAPGKVGRQQQTWVRQPDGWRVVGAHVSVIDEPTA, via the coding sequence TTGGAGATCGACATTCCCGAGGTGAAGGCCGAGGTTGAGGCCGCGTTCGCGCGCTATGAGGCCGCGCTCGTCGGCAACGACGTGGAGACGCTGGAAGCGCTGTTCCATGACGATCCGCGCACCATTCGCTTTGGCGGCGGCGAGAACCTCTATGGCATGGACGCCATCCGCGCCTTTCGTCGCGGCCGCTCGCCGGCTGGCCTTGCGCGCGATCTCGCGCAGACGGTGATCACCACCTACGGGCGGGACTTCGCCGTCGCCTCCACCCTGTTCTATCGCGACAACGCGCCGGGCAAGGTCGGGCGCCAGCAGCAGACCTGGGTGCGACAGCCGGACGGCTGGCGCGTGGTGGGCGCCCATGTCTCCGTTATCGACGAGCCGACGGCATAG
- a CDS encoding AtzE family amidohydrolase: protein MNAPVPVPDATRLVGATAAEIAAAVASGAVTARAVIEATLARIAAVDPSINAFTDVIAERARARADRIDAARAAGAPLGPLAGVPFAVKNLFDIAGLPTRAGSKINRERHPSTQDAFLVERLETAGAILVGGLNMGEYAYDFTGENVHDGASRNPHDLTRMSGGSSGGTGAAVAAAMVPLALGSDTNGSIRVPSSLCGTFGLKPTYGRLGRGGSFPFVTALDHLGPLARSVADLALSYDAMQGEDVRDPGQTPRPFEPVAGLIGEGIDGLRIAIAGGWFRAKAQPEVFAAVDAVAAALGARDMVDIPDAARARASAYIITAAEGASLHARRLAVRPEDFDPAVRDRLLAGLAIPASWVDAAQRFRRHFRDEMLKLFETHDVLLAPATPCRAPKLGQKTFVLDGEEMLVRPNLGLFTQPISFIGLPVVAVPVRVAVGEAPDLPIAVQVIAPPWREDMALRVAAELERLGVAAAPAATL, encoded by the coding sequence ATGAACGCGCCCGTCCCCGTTCCCGACGCCACCCGCCTCGTCGGTGCGACAGCGGCCGAGATCGCCGCCGCGGTAGCCTCCGGCGCCGTCACCGCCCGCGCCGTCATCGAGGCGACGCTGGCGCGCATCGCGGCTGTCGATCCGTCGATCAACGCCTTCACCGACGTGATCGCCGAGCGCGCCCGCGCCCGTGCGGACCGTATCGACGCTGCCCGTGCGGCCGGTGCGCCGCTGGGGCCGCTGGCTGGTGTACCGTTCGCGGTGAAGAACCTGTTCGACATCGCGGGCCTGCCGACCCGCGCCGGTTCGAAGATCAATCGGGAGCGTCACCCGTCCACGCAGGACGCCTTTTTGGTGGAGCGGCTGGAGACGGCGGGCGCCATCCTCGTCGGCGGTCTGAACATGGGCGAATATGCCTATGACTTCACTGGTGAGAACGTCCATGACGGTGCCTCCCGCAATCCGCACGATCTGACCCGCATGTCCGGCGGCTCCTCCGGCGGCACCGGGGCGGCGGTGGCTGCGGCCATGGTGCCCCTTGCGCTGGGCTCCGACACCAACGGCTCCATCCGCGTGCCGTCCTCCCTGTGCGGCACGTTCGGGCTGAAGCCCACCTATGGCCGGCTGGGGCGGGGCGGCAGCTTTCCCTTCGTGACGGCGCTGGACCATCTCGGCCCGCTCGCCCGCTCCGTTGCGGACCTCGCGCTCTCCTATGACGCCATGCAGGGCGAGGACGTCCGCGATCCGGGCCAGACGCCGCGTCCGTTCGAGCCCGTTGCCGGGCTGATCGGTGAGGGAATCGACGGTCTGCGCATCGCCATCGCCGGCGGTTGGTTCCGCGCCAAGGCGCAGCCCGAGGTTTTCGCGGCGGTGGATGCGGTTGCCGCCGCGCTCGGCGCGCGCGACATGGTGGACATCCCGGATGCCGCCCGCGCCCGCGCCTCCGCCTACATCATCACGGCAGCCGAAGGCGCGAGCCTGCACGCGCGGCGCCTCGCCGTGCGGCCGGAGGATTTCGATCCCGCCGTGCGCGACCGGCTGCTGGCCGGCCTCGCCATCCCCGCCTCGTGGGTCGATGCGGCGCAGCGCTTCCGCCGGCACTTCCGGGACGAGATGCTGAAGCTGTTCGAGACCCACGACGTGCTCCTCGCCCCGGCGACCCCCTGCCGGGCGCCGAAGCTGGGGCAGAAGACGTTCGTGCTCGATGGCGAGGAGATGCTGGTGCGGCCGAATCTCGGCCTGTTCACCCAGCCCATTTCGTTTATCGGTCTGCCCGTCGTGGCCGTGCCGGTGCGGGTGGCGGTGGGCGAGGCGCCGGACCTGCCCATCGCCGTGCAGGTCATCGCCCCGCCGTGGCGCGAGGATATGGCCCTGCGTGTTGCGGCGGAGCTGGAGCGGCTGGGCGTGGCCGCAGCCCCAGCCGCAACCCTGTGA
- a CDS encoding AtzG-like protein: MATETTLPKVEDAALAQLLDGALSAHGITARPEWRTEALAYLRSIADAATLVRSLDLGDAEEPAPVYRP; this comes from the coding sequence ATGGCCACCGAAACCACCCTGCCCAAGGTCGAGGACGCCGCCCTCGCGCAGCTTCTCGACGGCGCGCTCTCCGCCCATGGCATCACCGCGCGCCCCGAATGGCGCACGGAGGCGCTCGCCTATCTGCGCAGCATCGCCGATGCGGCGACCCTCGTCCGCAGCCTGGACCTCGGCGATGCCGAGGAGCCGGCCCCCGTCTATCGTCCGTGA
- a CDS encoding dipeptide ABC transporter ATP-binding protein has translation MHGVVDVKEHAAKSSETPSGPLLEVRDLTVEFATRRGIVTAVSQVNLTLGKGETLGIVGESGSGKSVTSYTVMRILDRAGRIAEGTITFSGIDVAHAPESEMRDLRGREMSMIFQNPRAALNPIRTVGAQIGDVLLQHVQADPRNVKHKVIDILKQVRIARPEDRYHAYPFELSGGMCQRIVIALALACRPQLMIADEPTTGLDVTTQKAVMDLVTELTRERGMSTILITHDLGLAATYCDTVMVMEKGKVVETAPAERIFRDPQHPYTKKLMRATPRPGITLKDLLPEGEAAAAPAATPAPATGTGETLLTVENLVREYPRQGAPSAFLAKLKGKPLTPEETIFRAVDGISFEVKRGESVGLVGESGCGKSTTSTMVMRLIDPTAGKITFAGEDIGAIPAKDFAHHPMRKRIQMVFQDPTESLNPRYTAARAIADPLLRMGGYSGGTKLDARVSELAEMVGLPQNLLERFPHQLSGGQKARVGIARAIALDPDLVILDEPTAALDVSVQAVVLNLLEELKQRLGMSYLFVSHDLHVVGLLCDRVIVMRQGRIVEEGTAQQVLEAPKDAYTRELIAAIPHPPV, from the coding sequence ATGCATGGAGTTGTGGACGTGAAGGAACACGCCGCCAAGTCCTCCGAAACGCCGAGCGGCCCGCTGCTGGAGGTGCGCGACCTCACCGTCGAGTTCGCCACCCGCCGCGGCATCGTCACGGCGGTGAGCCAGGTGAATCTCACCCTCGGCAAGGGCGAGACGCTGGGCATCGTGGGCGAATCGGGCTCGGGCAAATCCGTCACCTCCTACACCGTGATGCGCATCCTCGACCGCGCCGGCCGCATCGCGGAAGGCACCATCACGTTCTCGGGCATCGATGTTGCCCACGCCCCCGAGAGCGAGATGCGCGACCTGCGCGGTCGCGAAATGTCGATGATCTTCCAGAACCCGCGCGCGGCGCTGAACCCCATCCGCACCGTGGGTGCGCAGATCGGCGACGTGCTGCTCCAGCATGTCCAGGCCGACCCGCGCAACGTGAAGCACAAGGTCATCGACATCCTCAAGCAGGTGCGCATCGCCCGGCCGGAGGACCGCTACCACGCCTATCCGTTCGAGCTGTCCGGCGGCATGTGCCAGCGCATCGTCATCGCGCTCGCGCTCGCCTGCCGGCCGCAGCTGATGATCGCGGATGAGCCCACCACCGGCCTCGACGTGACGACCCAGAAGGCGGTGATGGACCTGGTGACCGAGCTGACGCGCGAGCGCGGCATGTCCACCATCCTCATCACCCACGATCTCGGCCTCGCCGCCACCTATTGCGACACGGTGATGGTGATGGAGAAGGGCAAGGTGGTGGAGACGGCCCCCGCCGAGCGCATCTTCCGCGATCCCCAGCACCCCTACACCAAGAAGCTCATGCGGGCGACGCCGCGCCCGGGCATCACGCTGAAGGATCTTCTGCCGGAAGGCGAGGCCGCAGCCGCTCCGGCCGCGACGCCCGCGCCTGCGACCGGGACCGGGGAAACGCTTCTCACCGTCGAAAACCTCGTCCGTGAATATCCTCGCCAGGGCGCGCCCTCGGCCTTCCTCGCCAAGCTCAAAGGCAAGCCCCTGACGCCGGAGGAGACCATTTTCCGCGCCGTGGACGGCATCTCCTTCGAGGTGAAGCGCGGCGAGAGCGTCGGCCTCGTGGGCGAGAGCGGCTGCGGCAAGTCCACCACCTCCACCATGGTGATGCGCCTCATCGATCCCACGGCGGGCAAGATCACCTTCGCGGGCGAGGATATCGGCGCGATCCCAGCCAAGGACTTCGCCCACCATCCCATGCGCAAGCGCATCCAGATGGTGTTCCAGGATCCGACCGAGAGCCTCAATCCGCGCTACACCGCCGCCCGCGCGATTGCCGATCCCTTGCTGCGCATGGGGGGCTATTCCGGAGGCACGAAGCTCGATGCCCGCGTGTCAGAGCTGGCCGAAATGGTCGGCCTGCCGCAGAACCTGCTGGAGCGCTTCCCGCATCAGCTCTCCGGCGGCCAGAAGGCCCGCGTCGGCATCGCCCGCGCCATCGCGCTCGACCCCGATCTCGTCATCCTCGACGAGCCGACGGCGGCGCTGGACGTCTCGGTGCAGGCCGTGGTCCTGAACCTGCTGGAGGAGCTGAAGCAGCGGCTCGGCATGAGCTATCTCTTCGTCTCCCACGACCTCCACGTCGTCGGCCTTCTGTGTGACCGGGTGATCGTGATGCGGCAAGGCCGGATCGTGGAGGAGGGCACCGCGCAACAGGTGCTGGAGGCGCCCAAGGACGCCTATACCCGCGAACTCATCGCCGCCATTCCCCATCCCCCGGTCTGA
- a CDS encoding ABC transporter permease, with amino-acid sequence MTLATADTQKAPGGLAATLAHARYVISDNPVTGIAFGMFLVLVVCATIGPFIVPYDPLASDTAAALQPPSAAHWFGTDNLGRDIFSRVVVASRLDMAIAIFSVALVFAVGGVAGIASGFFGGWTDRIIGRISDTIMAFPLFVLAMGIVAALGNTVTNIVIATAIINFPLYVRVAKSEAAIRRNAGYVQAARLTGNSEWRILLTTILPNIMPIMMVQMSLTMGYAILNAAGLSFIGLGVRPPTPEWGIMVAEGSAYIVSGEWWIALFPGLALMFAVFCFNLLGDGLRDIVDPQRRT; translated from the coding sequence ATGACCCTCGCCACGGCCGACACCCAGAAGGCGCCCGGCGGCCTTGCCGCCACGCTCGCCCACGCCCGCTATGTGATCTCGGACAATCCCGTCACCGGCATCGCCTTCGGCATGTTCCTGGTGCTGGTGGTGTGCGCCACGATCGGGCCGTTCATCGTCCCTTATGATCCGCTGGCCTCGGACACGGCGGCGGCGTTGCAGCCGCCCTCGGCCGCGCACTGGTTCGGCACCGACAATCTCGGCCGCGACATCTTCTCCCGCGTGGTGGTGGCGAGCCGGCTGGACATGGCCATCGCCATCTTCTCGGTGGCGCTCGTGTTCGCCGTGGGCGGCGTCGCGGGCATCGCCTCCGGCTTCTTCGGCGGCTGGACGGACCGGATCATCGGCCGCATCTCCGATACCATCATGGCCTTCCCGTTGTTCGTGCTGGCCATGGGCATCGTGGCGGCGCTGGGCAATACCGTGACGAACATCGTCATCGCCACCGCCATCATCAACTTCCCGCTCTATGTGCGCGTGGCGAAGTCCGAAGCCGCCATCCGCCGCAATGCCGGCTACGTGCAGGCGGCGCGGCTGACCGGCAATTCCGAATGGCGCATCCTTCTGACGACCATCCTGCCCAACATCATGCCCATCATGATGGTGCAGATGTCGCTCACCATGGGCTACGCCATCCTGAACGCGGCCGGCCTCTCGTTCATCGGCCTCGGCGTGCGTCCGCCGACGCCCGAGTGGGGCATCATGGTGGCTGAGGGCTCGGCCTATATCGTCTCCGGCGAATGGTGGATCGCGCTGTTCCCCGGCCTCGCGCTCATGTTCGCGGTCTTCTGCTTCAACCTCCTGGGCGACGGTCTGCGCGACATCGTCGATCCCCAGCGCCGCACCTGA